The following coding sequences are from one Egicoccus sp. AB-alg6-2 window:
- a CDS encoding DUF2469 family protein: protein MNPDDLDAYETDLELSLYREYRDVVRMFTYVVETERRFYLCNEVDVVPHEGRDLWFELRLRDAWVWDMYRPARFIKEVRVLTFRDVNVEELVHDEADVPAFD, encoded by the coding sequence ATGAACCCCGACGACCTCGACGCCTACGAGACCGACCTCGAGCTGTCGCTGTACCGCGAGTACCGCGACGTCGTCCGCATGTTCACCTACGTGGTCGAGACCGAGCGCCGGTTCTACCTCTGCAACGAGGTCGACGTCGTGCCGCACGAGGGCCGCGACCTGTGGTTCGAGCTGCGCCTCAGGGACGCCTGGGTGTGGGACATGTACCGCCCCGCCCGGTTCATCAAGGAGGTCCGGGTGCTGACCTTCCGTGACGTCAACGTCGAGGAACTGGTCCACGACGAGGCCGACGTCCCGGCCTTCGACTGA
- a CDS encoding S-layer homology domain-containing protein: protein MSRRTRPLAVALALVAVSSFATAAHADTSDPVSPTPVPAEPVPGPPYDAVIDLTFPVDGPVSLGDSYHDPRGGGTRWHKAADLGGANAYGLPIHAAYGGTVTWITGLDGAAPHATAGYAITVSGDDGRRYSYMHLGRQDGPPTEAYAHGIVRGTRVQRGQRIGFLGYSGNASPSWPHLHFEIEDPRVTDPYGTHRMNPYPSLVAARERGDLPLDGRRFLDVPATLAHHDAIVWLADSGITSGCGARRYCPADQVTRGQLARFLASALALPPAANPTPFVDVPSTHTHADAIARVHAAGIARGAADGSYGPNRAVTREQMASLLTAARGDALTSASATPFSDVDPASVHAPAISALHHAGIVLGSNGAFRPAEPVTRAQMASFLQRSFSVPAA, encoded by the coding sequence ATGTCGCGACGTACCCGCCCGCTCGCCGTTGCGCTCGCCCTCGTGGCGGTCTCCTCGTTCGCGACCGCCGCCCACGCTGACACCTCCGATCCGGTGTCCCCGACGCCGGTACCGGCCGAGCCCGTACCCGGCCCGCCCTACGACGCGGTCATCGACCTGACGTTCCCCGTGGACGGGCCGGTCAGCCTCGGCGACTCCTACCACGACCCGCGCGGCGGGGGCACCCGGTGGCACAAGGCGGCCGACCTCGGCGGCGCCAACGCGTACGGGCTGCCCATCCATGCCGCCTACGGGGGCACCGTCACCTGGATCACCGGCCTCGACGGTGCGGCACCCCACGCCACCGCGGGCTACGCCATCACCGTCAGTGGCGACGACGGCCGTCGCTACAGCTACATGCACCTCGGCCGGCAGGACGGCCCGCCCACCGAGGCGTACGCGCACGGCATCGTCCGCGGCACGCGGGTGCAGCGCGGTCAACGGATCGGCTTCCTCGGCTACTCCGGCAACGCGTCGCCGTCCTGGCCGCACCTGCACTTCGAGATCGAGGACCCTCGCGTCACCGATCCCTACGGCACGCACCGCATGAATCCCTACCCCAGCCTCGTGGCCGCACGCGAGCGGGGTGACCTGCCGCTGGACGGCCGGCGGTTCCTCGACGTCCCCGCCACCCTCGCCCACCACGACGCCATCGTCTGGCTCGCGGACTCCGGCATCACCAGCGGCTGCGGCGCCCGCCGGTACTGCCCGGCGGACCAGGTGACCCGCGGGCAGCTGGCACGCTTCCTCGCCTCCGCACTCGCCCTGCCCCCCGCCGCGAACCCGACCCCCTTCGTCGACGTGCCGTCGACCCACACGCACGCCGATGCGATCGCACGTGTGCACGCCGCCGGCATCGCCAGGGGCGCGGCCGACGGCAGCTACGGTCCCAACCGGGCCGTGACCCGCGAACAGATGGCGAGCCTGCTCACGGCCGCCCGCGGGGACGCCCTCACCTCCGCGTCGGCCACGCCCTTCAGCGACGTCGACCCGGCCTCCGTGCACGCGCCGGCGATCTCGGCGCTGCACCATGCCGGGATCGTCCTCGGCTCGAACGGCGCGTTCCGTCCCGCCGAACCGGTCACCCGGGCGCAGATGGCCAGCTTCCTGCAGCGCTCGTTCTCCGTGCCGGCTGCCTGA
- a CDS encoding YifB family Mg chelatase-like AAA ATPase, which yields MSGPHGVLAVAHALALVGLRARTVRVECALAPGIPGLRLVGLPDAAVREAGDRVRTAFARCRLDWPKERIVVNLAPADLPKGGSGFDLAIAAAVLVATRQAPESALEGMWAFGELGLDGNVRAVPGVLAAAAGARAAGAERLVVGDPAAPEAALVEGLRVVAVRDLAELAAVLRGEQSMRAAVAAPCDLGPAGPDLRDVRGQAVARRAVELAAAGGHHLLLAGPPGCGKTMLARRLHGLLPPLTLPHALEVASIASLAGERAADDPLSLQPPLREPHHSVSAAGLIGGGSGIPRPGELSLAHRGLLLLDELLETPRWVLDALRQPLERGEVVITRARAAVRYPASVLLVAATNPCPCGYLGSSARACTCRPDRIERYRSRLSGPLLDRLDLQVELRPVEREQLSGPADGEDTATVAARVLAARQVAMRRWGGIRLNRDAPGEALRATSDAAALRTLARTVEELGLSARTFERALRVARTIADLDGAATVTVEHVEEAVAYRLVEAVSV from the coding sequence GTGAGTGGTCCGCACGGCGTCCTGGCCGTCGCCCACGCGCTCGCGCTGGTCGGATTACGGGCACGAACGGTCCGGGTCGAGTGTGCCCTCGCGCCCGGGATCCCGGGCCTGCGCCTGGTCGGACTGCCCGACGCGGCCGTTCGCGAAGCGGGGGACCGGGTGCGGACCGCGTTCGCCCGCTGCCGGCTCGACTGGCCCAAGGAGCGCATCGTCGTCAACCTGGCCCCGGCCGATCTTCCCAAGGGCGGGAGCGGGTTCGACCTGGCCATCGCGGCGGCGGTACTCGTCGCCACACGCCAGGCGCCCGAGTCGGCGCTCGAGGGGATGTGGGCGTTCGGCGAACTCGGGCTCGACGGCAACGTCCGTGCCGTTCCGGGCGTGCTGGCGGCCGCGGCCGGCGCCCGCGCCGCCGGCGCCGAACGCTTGGTGGTGGGCGACCCCGCCGCACCCGAGGCGGCCCTGGTCGAGGGGCTGCGCGTGGTCGCGGTGCGCGACCTGGCCGAACTCGCCGCCGTCCTGAGGGGCGAGCAGTCGATGCGAGCGGCCGTGGCGGCACCGTGCGACCTCGGCCCGGCGGGGCCGGACCTGCGCGACGTCCGCGGCCAGGCCGTTGCGCGGCGGGCCGTCGAGCTCGCGGCCGCGGGAGGGCACCACCTGCTCCTGGCCGGTCCGCCCGGCTGCGGCAAGACCATGCTCGCCCGCCGCCTGCACGGCCTGCTGCCACCACTGACGCTGCCGCACGCCCTCGAGGTGGCATCGATCGCGTCGCTGGCGGGGGAGCGGGCGGCCGACGATCCCCTCAGCCTGCAGCCGCCGCTTCGCGAACCGCACCACTCCGTGTCGGCAGCCGGGCTGATCGGTGGCGGCAGCGGCATCCCCCGCCCTGGCGAGCTGTCACTCGCGCACCGTGGCCTGCTCCTGCTCGACGAACTGCTCGAGACGCCGCGCTGGGTCCTGGACGCACTGCGGCAGCCGCTCGAGCGCGGGGAGGTGGTGATCACCCGCGCCCGGGCGGCCGTGCGTTATCCGGCCTCCGTGCTGCTGGTGGCCGCCACCAACCCGTGTCCCTGCGGCTACCTCGGCAGCTCGGCCCGAGCCTGCACCTGCCGGCCGGACCGGATCGAGCGGTACCGGTCGCGGCTGTCGGGGCCGCTGCTCGACCGTCTCGACCTGCAGGTCGAGTTGCGCCCGGTCGAACGCGAGCAACTGTCGGGGCCCGCCGACGGCGAGGACACCGCCACCGTCGCGGCCCGGGTGCTGGCCGCCCGGCAGGTGGCCATGCGGCGCTGGGGCGGGATCCGGCTCAATCGTGATGCTCCCGGCGAGGCGCTGCGGGCGACCAGTGACGCCGCCGCCCTGCGGACGCTGGCCCGCACGGTCGAGGAGCTGGGGCTGTCGGCACGCACCTTCGAGCGCGCGCTGCGGGTCGCACGCACCATCGCCGACCTCGACGGGGCCGCGACCGTGACGGTCGAACACGTCGAGGAAGCGGTTGCCTACCGCCTGGTCGAGGCGGTGAGCGTGTGA
- a CDS encoding DNA-processing protein DprA — protein MTGARNDAVGAFATVAAEGTDPADVLAVVCWALRPRHSFDALRRQARDREPTDPDTSPSRAVAAAAGGPATDLLAPAADVAAVWRRLGVRVALVGDPAYPRRLADGWPHTDAPTLLAWRGTPPGDGPAVAIVGARRASGYGSGVAAWLAEAAARAGARVVSGGATGVDAAAHEASLEEPGGTTVVLGCGHAVDYPRPHARPGGLFDRVVDHGGTIVAELLPHQAVHPGTVRARNRIVAGLADVVVVVEGGEHSGALLTASAAADLGRGVLAVPGDVRAGGSAAPHRLLGEGAAPCTSPADLLQCLGAERPHVEDRDAAAPVDPVSMLPAAVHDVLARSWPRPVRVDVLADRCGLAPGRLLAALTRARVAGLVAESADGVRLRRPPAGDV, from the coding sequence GTGACGGGCGCCCGCAACGATGCGGTCGGCGCCTTCGCGACGGTGGCTGCCGAAGGCACCGACCCGGCGGACGTCCTGGCCGTCGTGTGCTGGGCGCTGCGTCCGCGCCACAGCTTCGACGCACTGCGCCGCCAGGCCCGGGACCGCGAACCGACGGACCCGGACACCTCGCCGTCCCGGGCCGTGGCGGCGGCCGCCGGCGGCCCCGCGACGGACCTGCTCGCGCCTGCCGCCGACGTCGCGGCCGTGTGGCGGCGACTCGGGGTCCGGGTCGCCCTCGTCGGCGACCCCGCCTACCCGCGGCGGCTCGCCGACGGCTGGCCGCACACCGATGCACCGACACTGCTGGCCTGGCGTGGCACGCCGCCCGGTGACGGGCCTGCGGTGGCGATCGTCGGCGCCCGGCGTGCCAGCGGCTACGGCAGCGGGGTCGCCGCCTGGCTCGCCGAAGCCGCGGCGCGGGCCGGGGCCCGCGTCGTCTCGGGCGGGGCGACCGGCGTCGACGCCGCGGCCCACGAGGCGTCCCTCGAGGAACCCGGCGGCACGACGGTCGTGCTCGGCTGCGGGCATGCCGTGGACTACCCCCGCCCACACGCCAGGCCCGGCGGCCTCTTCGACCGCGTGGTCGACCATGGCGGCACGATCGTCGCCGAACTGCTGCCGCACCAGGCGGTGCATCCCGGCACGGTCCGCGCGCGCAACCGCATCGTCGCCGGCCTCGCCGACGTCGTGGTCGTCGTGGAGGGGGGTGAGCACTCCGGTGCGTTGCTGACGGCCAGTGCGGCCGCCGACCTGGGGCGCGGCGTGCTCGCGGTACCGGGAGACGTGCGGGCCGGCGGTTCGGCGGCGCCGCACCGCCTCCTCGGCGAAGGTGCCGCTCCCTGTACGTCCCCGGCCGACCTGCTGCAGTGCCTCGGTGCGGAGCGTCCACACGTCGAGGACCGCGACGCCGCGGCACCCGTCGATCCGGTCAGCATGCTCCCGGCGGCCGTCCACGACGTGCTCGCCCGCAGCTGGCCGCGACCGGTGCGGGTCGACGTCCTCGCCGACCGTTGTGGACTCGCCCCCGGGCGCCTCCTCGCCGCCCTGACCCGGGCGCGGGTCGCCGGCCTGGTCGCGGAGTCCGCCGACGGCGTGCGTCTGCGGCGCCCGCCCGCCGGGGACGTCTGA
- a CDS encoding YraN family protein, producing MDTNGHCTRPLPRTEFDGGTRTIGRLGEDLAAHHLQVDDGLEVVARNWRLTTGELRGELDVVAVDRHSGTVVICEVKTRRDAQRFGGALEAVSPRKRAKLRALAGAFLRQSALGLPHARLDLIAIDLGRRPVLHHVRDAL from the coding sequence ATGGACACCAACGGACACTGCACGCGCCCCCTGCCACGCACCGAGTTCGACGGCGGAACGCGAACCATCGGCCGGCTCGGTGAGGACCTCGCTGCCCACCACCTGCAGGTCGACGACGGACTCGAGGTGGTGGCGCGCAACTGGCGTCTGACCACCGGCGAACTGCGCGGTGAGCTCGACGTCGTCGCGGTGGACCGGCACTCGGGCACCGTCGTGATCTGCGAGGTGAAGACCCGTCGCGACGCGCAGCGGTTCGGCGGCGCGCTCGAGGCCGTCTCACCACGCAAGCGCGCGAAGCTGCGGGCCCTGGCCGGTGCCTTCCTCAGGCAGAGCGCGCTCGGGCTGCCGCACGCCCGGCTGGACCTGATCGCCATCGACCTCGGGCGTCGCCCCGTGCTCCACCACGTCCGGGACGCGCTGTGA